Sequence from the Natronomonas marina genome:
ACTGGGAGATAAAGCCGGGCAGCATGGGCAAGCCGACGCCGGGGTTCGACGTGCGGGTGTTCGACCTCGAGGAGGACGAGGAGGTCCCCCAGGGAGAGGTCGGCGAGATCGTCTTCGGCACCGACGCGCCGCTGGGCGCCGAGGGATACCTGAACCAGCCCGAACGGTCCGAGGAGAAGTGGGGCGGCGACTGGGTCAGGAGCGACGACCTCGCCAGGGTCGACGAGGACGGCTACTTCTGGTTCGAGGGACGGTCCGACGACGTGATCCTCTCGGCCGGCTACCGCATCGGCCCCACCGAGGTCGAGAACGCCCTGATGGAGCACGACGCGGTCAGCGAGGTGGCGGTCGTCGGACTGCCCGACGACGAGCGCGGCGAGATCGTCGCGGCCTTCGTCGTGCCGACCGAGGGGTACGAGGGCGGCGACGACCTCGCCGACCGGCTCCGCCAGTCGGTCAGCGACAACCTCTCGAAACACGAGTACCCCCGTGCGATCCACTTCGTCGAGGAACTCCCCAAGACCGCCTCCGAGAAGATCCAGCGCTTCAAGCTCCGCGAGGAGTACGGCGAAGAGTAACCCCGTCCGCCGACGGTCTCCTCGCAGGCGATCCCGGTTTCGTCACCGATAGTCGATCACCGCCAGGTCGACTATCCGGTGTTGGTCATTCCACCGTCGACGACGAGCGACTCGCCGTTCACGAACCGACTCAGGTCGCTCGCGAGGTACAGGGCGGCGTCGGCGATGTCGTCCGGCGTCCCGAAGTGACGGCTCGGGATCGATCGTCGGAACGCCTCTTCGACCTCGCTGTCGACGATCGGGACGTCGTCCGTCGTCATCGCCGTCTCGATGACGCCGGGGTGGATCGCGTTGACCCGGATCCCCTCCGGCCCCAGGGCGTCGGCCGCCGCGTTCGTCAGCAGTCGAACCGCGCCCTTGCTCGTACAGTAGGTCACGAAGTCGCCGCTTCCCTCCAGTCCGGCGACGCTCGAGAGGTTGACGATGGCGCCCCCCTCCCCGTCGACCATCCGTTCGGCGGCCGCCTGCGTGCCCAGGAACGTTCCCTTCACGTTGACGTCGATCATTCGGTCGAACTCCGCTTCGGACACCTCGAGGAACGCCTCCCGACGGTAAATCGCCGCGTTGTTGACCATGATGTCGATCCCGCCGAACGCCGCCGCTGCCTCCATCGCCGCCTCGACGTCGGACTTCGAGGAGACGTCGCATTCGACGAACGCCGACCGGGCGTCGGTCTCGGACTCGACGAGGTCGTGTGTCGGGGGCCCCTCGTCGAGTCGGGGCTCCTCGCGCACGTCGGCGACGACGACGTCGGCCCCCTCTTCCGCGAACCGCCGGGCGATCGCTCGCCCGTTCCCGCTCGCTGCGCCCGTCACGACTGCCGTCCGTCCGGTCAGTAGCGCGTCCATGAATCTCGCCGTGTGGGGTATCGCAGCACGGCGCATAATACTGTCGGGCGCTTCCGACACCCGTCGTTTAATGTGAGTGCGCGACCGACGACAAGCGAGTACGTATGAAGATCGATACGACCCTCGGCGACGTCCCCCTGAACCGCGTCGGAGAGTTGAGCAAGGCGGCCGAGGAGACCGGCTTCGACGGCATCTGGCTGACCGAGATCGAGAACAACCCCTTCTCGACGATGGCGCTGGCACTCGAGGCGACCTCGACGGTCGAGGTCGGCAGCGCCATCGCGCTGGCGTTCCCGCGGAGCCCGATGGTGACGGCCTACAGCGCCTGGAACCTCCAGTCCGATTACGGCGGCCGGTTCACGCTCGGCCTCGGGACGCAGGTGAAGGCACACATCGAACGGCGGTTCGGCATGGAGTGGGGCTCGCCGGG
This genomic interval carries:
- a CDS encoding SDR family oxidoreductase, which produces MDALLTGRTAVVTGAASGNGRAIARRFAEEGADVVVADVREEPRLDEGPPTHDLVESETDARSAFVECDVSSKSDVEAAMEAAAAFGGIDIMVNNAAIYRREAFLEVSEAEFDRMIDVNVKGTFLGTQAAAERMVDGEGGAIVNLSSVAGLEGSGDFVTYCTSKGAVRLLTNAAADALGPEGIRVNAIHPGVIETAMTTDDVPIVDSEVEEAFRRSIPSRHFGTPDDIADAALYLASDLSRFVNGESLVVDGGMTNTG